The Terriglobales bacterium genomic sequence AGACCTGGGAGAGTGCACGCGCTGCGGGCTGCACCAGAACCGCACGAACATCGTCTTCGGCACAGGGAATCACGAAGCCGAGCTGATGTTCGTGGGCGAGGGTCCGGGCGCCGACGAAGACGCGCAGGGCCTGCCCTTCGTGGGGCGCGCCGGGCAACTGCTGAACAGCATGATCGCGGCCATGGGACTGGCGCGCGAGGACGTGTACATCGCCAACGTAGTGAAGTGCCGCCCGCCGGGCAACCGCACTCCGGAGCGGGACGAGTGTGACACCTGCTCTCCCTTCCTGCTGCGGCAGATCGCCGCCATCCAGCCCAAGGTGATCGTCGCCCTGGGCGCGGTGGCTGCCAAGAATCTGCTCGGCATGAACGAGTCCATGGCCAAGCTGCGCGGGCGCTGGTACGACTTCCGCGGCACGCGTCTGGCCGTGACCTACCATCCCGCGTTCCTGCTGCGCGATCCCCGGCAGAAAAAAGAGACGTGGAAAGACCTGCAGATGGTGATGGAATACCTGGGTCTGCAAGCGCCAAAGAAATAGAACCGGACCTCCCGCCGCCGGGATAATCTCTTCCTGATGCCTGAGTTCTGCGACGTCGCGCTGCCGGTCCCGCTGGAGACCGTCTTCACCTACCGCCTAGGCTCAGCCACACCGGTGCGGGGCGCGCGCGTGCTGGTCCCCTTCCGCACCCTGCGCTTGGCGGGCGTTGTCACGGCGCTGCACGACCGCGCGCCTAAGGTCGCCGCAAAAAATATCCTCAGCGTTTTGGACGACGAGCCGGCGCTCGATGACGGGCTGATGAAGCTGGGCGAATGGATCTCGCAGTACTACCTGGCGCCGCTGGGCGAGGTGTACCGCACCATGCTGCCGCTGGCGGCGGAGGTGCGGCGTGCGCGCGCGTACTGCATCACCGCGGCCGGGCAAGAAGCGCTCTACCGGTCGGCCGAGGGTGGTTCCTCGCTGCGCTCGCGACGCACCCCGGCGGAGCAGATGACCGAATACTCCGTCCTCGACTACCTGAACGGGCGCGATGGAGCGCGGGAAGCCGGCGTGCGCGCCGCGACGAAAGCCTCGCGGCGGCTGCTGGAGGGCATGGTCCGCAAGAAATGGATCGCGCGGGAGGACACAGCCGCGACGCGCGACGCGCGCCCGCAGCGTCGGATCGCGTTGTTGCGGGAGGTGACAGGCAAGCTCAACGCCAACCAGAAGGTGCTGGTGGAAACACTGGCGGCGAGTGGCGGTCGGCTGCCGGTGGAGGTGCTCTCCGGGCTCGAACTCCCGAAGAGCACGCTGGCGGGTCTGGTGCGTCGCAAGTTGGTGGAGATTGTGGAAGAAGAAGCGCCGTTCTCAATCTCCGGGATGGCGCTGCGGCCCGAAGACTTCTCGCTGAGCGCGGAGCAGCGGGCGGTGCTCGCACACATTGACGCCGCTGTCGCTTCGAAGAAGTTTTCGGTCTCGCTGATCCACGGAGTGACTGGGTCGGGGAAGACGGCGGTATACCTGGCGGCCATGCAGGCGGTGCTGGACGCAGGGCGCTCGGCCATCCTGCTGGTGCCGGAGATCGGGTTGACGCCGGCGGCCGCGGCGCGATTGCAGGCGACCTTCGGCGAGCAGGCGGCCATCCTGCACTCCGGGCTGACGGCGGGGGAGCGCGCCGGGCAGTGGCACCGCATCCGGCGGGGCGAGGCGCGCATCGTGGTGGGGACGCGCTCGGCGGTGTTCGCGCCGGTGGCGAACCTGGCGCTGATCGTGGTGGACGAGGAGCAGGACCCTTCCTACAAACAGGAGGAGACGCCGCGCTACCACGGGCGGGACGTGGCTATCATGCGCGCCAAGCACGCCGGGGCGG encodes the following:
- a CDS encoding uracil-DNA glycosylase, whose product is MSRPLDPQTKQAIATRIRYYQELGIHDFYRRGAAPASQPEAAPVAAAPVAAQAAQLSILEAAAGPLPESAIHDRKQALAVIREDLGECTRCGLHQNRTNIVFGTGNHEAELMFVGEGPGADEDAQGLPFVGRAGQLLNSMIAAMGLAREDVYIANVVKCRPPGNRTPERDECDTCSPFLLRQIAAIQPKVIVALGAVAAKNLLGMNESMAKLRGRWYDFRGTRLAVTYHPAFLLRDPRQKKETWKDLQMVMEYLGLQAPKK
- the priA gene encoding primosomal protein N', with translation MPEFCDVALPVPLETVFTYRLGSATPVRGARVLVPFRTLRLAGVVTALHDRAPKVAAKNILSVLDDEPALDDGLMKLGEWISQYYLAPLGEVYRTMLPLAAEVRRARAYCITAAGQEALYRSAEGGSSLRSRRTPAEQMTEYSVLDYLNGRDGAREAGVRAATKASRRLLEGMVRKKWIAREDTAATRDARPQRRIALLREVTGKLNANQKVLVETLAASGGRLPVEVLSGLELPKSTLAGLVRRKLVEIVEEEAPFSISGMALRPEDFSLSAEQRAVLAHIDAAVASKKFSVSLIHGVTGSGKTAVYLAAMQAVLDAGRSAILLVPEIGLTPAAAARLQATFGEQAAILHSGLTAGERAGQWHRIRRGEARIVVGTRSAVFAPVANLALIVVDEEQDPSYKQEETPRYHGRDVAIMRAKHAGAAVVLGSATPALESFYNGQRGKYALLELRERVEQRPLPEVEVVDMRAEFRETGEDQLFSRKLVAEIRERLERGEQAMILLNRRGYSPVVLCRACGETVQCQNCAIALTHHKGRNRLLCHYCGYQQAVPETCPKCGSEYVQFLGTGSEKLEERIHGAFPQARVGRLDRDTVRARGDFERVLNALDAGELDLLVGTQMIAKGHDIHGVTLVGVVGADFALGFPDFRAAERTFQLLTQVAGRAGRGTMPGRVVLQTYYPEHYAIQFAARHDYAGFYEKELRYRKWMHYPPFTAVANLLIRSEKLEEALGYAGAIGRWFEKRRAPGLRVLGPSAAPLTRLKRDYRYHFVLKSESRERLNATLRALQQRLAEQKIPARNVVVDVDALSLL